GATCACGAGCATCATCGGGTTCTGCCACGGCAGGGCGGTGAGCCAGCCGAATGCGCCCTTGCCGCCGCGCAGTCTGCCCGCGATTTCAACCGACGCGCAGATCGTGAACACCGTCAGCAGCGTCGGCACCGACACCATGCCGGTGAACACGGCATGCAGGAACTTGAAGCCGGAGCCGACTTGCGGATCGGCGAACAGATGGTGGATGCCGATCGGCATCGCGAAGACGAGGAACAGGATGAACGACACGCGCGCCATCGAATCGCTGTAGAGCCGTCCGCCGATCGCGCGCGGCACCAGCGTGTAATAGGCGATATAAGCGGGAATCAGCCAGAAATAGACGATCGCGTGCAGCGTCCACGAGAACAGGATGCGCGAGAGGCCGGCGTCGATCGTGTTGGTGAGGCCGAACGCGACCGGCAGGATCTGGAACAGAATCTCCAGCGCCGCGCCGACGGCGGTCCATGCCCACAGATACGCGCCCGCCACGTTGGCGAACATCGCGAGGGGAACCGGCTTGCCGGGGTTGGCGCGTTTCCAGATGCGCAGGTTCACATGCATCAGCGCAACCCAGATCCACGAGCCGACCACCACCAGCACCACGCCGAGGTAATAGAACGGGCTACCGATCATCGGCGGATAGAAGGTGTAGAGCACCGAGGCCTGGCCGAGCGCTACCGGCACCATCGCCATCACCGCGCCGATCGCCAGCATGATGAACGCGGCCCACGCCCATTTGAGACCCACGAGACGCTGCGCGAGAGCCAGTTCGACGATCGCGTAGCCGAAGCCCATCGACACCAGCGTGGGCATCACGTACGCCATCACCGAGCCGTGCGCGGTCACCGAACGATAGTAGAGTTCGGGATCGCCGACCCACGGCAGGAACGGACTGCGCACCAGCATCTGCCAGGCGCCGAGCAGCAGCGCGATCAGAAACGCGATGAAGGCCAGCCAGAAATGCGCGAGAACGAGTCGCTTAGCGTGAAACACAGCTCAGCCTCCGTGATTGTCGGGCCTGCTCGAAGAAGGTGGCTTTGTCGATGACTTTCACGTGTGCCCACATGGTCTGGTGGCCGAAGCCGCAGAACTCGTGGCACGGCATGGTGTGATCGGCGGGCGCGTCGAATTGCGTGTTGAGCGTGGCGACATAGCCGGGCACGACCATCGTGTTGATGTTGGTGTCGGTGACGAGCAGGCCGTGCACGACATCGGCGCTGGTGGTGCGGATCGTGATCGGCGTGTCGGCGGGCACCAGCAGGCATTGCGGCGTGAACGAATACTGCTGCGCGATGAAGCGCACGACCACCGAGCCGTCCGGCTCGACCGCGCTGCCAAGGTTGTCTTCGACGAATTCGCCGGACAGTTGCAGGCGCGACGGATCGATCGTCTCGACACGCGAGGGCGGCATCATCGCCCAATGCAGCCCCGAGTAAACGATGACCACCAGCATCAGCACGATCAGCGCGACGGCGAAAATCGCCCAGCGTCGCTCGGCGCGTAAGGCGACCGCGTGGCCGCCGCCCGGTTGATGATTCGATTCGGTCGACATGATCAGTGAACGACGCCGCGCGGCAGAAACACGAGAAAGTAGAAGCCGAACCAGATCGCCATCACGATCAGCGTGGCGACGCCGGCCACGGCGATTGCGCCATGCGGGCCGGCCGCGACGACGCGTTCCACTTCGTCATCGGTCGGCGGCGTCGCGCCGCGGGTATCGTTCGCTTCCATCTAGAAGTTCTCCAATGCGGCGCTTCAATGCAACGGCGCCTTGCGCAACTCGTTGACCTCGCGGGATGTCACGGGCTGGCCGTGATTGCCCCACGCAGTGCGGATATAGGTGACCACGGCAGCGGCGTCGGTGTCGTTCAGTTCCTGGCCGAACGGCGGCATGCCGTACGGTTCCGGATTACGCTTGGTGCCCGGCGGGAAGCCGCCGTTGAGCACGACGCGAATCGGGTTGACCGCGGAATCCATTTCGATCGACTGGTTGCCGGCGAGCGGCGGGTAGTGTTGCAACTGTCCTTCGCCTTTCGCGCCGTGGCAGAGCGCGCACTTGTCGGCGTAGATTTTTTCGCCGAGCGCGAACACGTTGGTGTTGGTGGGCGCCGACGGCCCGGACTTGCGGCCGCTCTTGTCCGGCAAGGTCTTGAGATAGACGGCCATCGCCTTGACGTCTTCTTCCGTCATGTACTGAAGGCTGTGGTACGTGACTTCGGCCATCGGGCCGTACACGGCGCCGCGATCGGAAATGCCCGCTTGCAGCAGATCGACGATGTCCTTAGTGCTCCAGTCGCCCAGGCCGCCGTCCTTGTCCGAGGTTAGCGACGGCGCGTACCAGTTCTGCACCGGAATCAGGCCGCCCGCGAACTGCTCGCTCTGCGACGAGCCGCCGAGCATGTTGATCTTGGTGTGGCACATCGTGCAGTGCCCGAGTCCTTCGACCAGATAGGCGCCGCGATTCCACTCGACCGATTTGGTCGGATCGGCCTGGAACTCACCCTCGCGGAAATACAGCGTGCGCCAGCCGTACAGCAATTCGCGCTGATTGAACGGAAAGCGCAGCGTGTGCTTGTGATTCGACTGGCGCACCGGCGCGACGGTTTTCAGATAGGCGAAGATCGCGTCTGAGTCTTCGCGCGTGACCTTGGTGTATTGCGCGATCGGCATGGCCGGGTAGATCAGCTTGCCGTCCGGCGTGCGGCCGGTGCGCATCATCTTGAAGAACGCGTCCTGGCTCCAGGTGCCGATCCCGTATTGCGCGTCCGGCGTGATGTTCGGTGAATACAGCGTGCCGAACGGCGTTTCCATCGCGAGGCCGCCGGCGAACAGTTTGCCGCGCGGCGCCGTGTGGCAGGCGACGCAGTCGCCTGCACGCGCGAGATACTCGCCGCGTTTGACGATTTCGGGCCGCGTGTCGGCGTTGCCGCCCGGCGCGGACGCTGAGGTGGTCTCGGCGGCGCGTGCTTCGGCGATCAGCAGAGGCGTAGGCCATGCACGCAGAAGCGCGGCGCTGCCGGCCACGATCAGGCCGCCAACCAGCAGACCCGATACGAGCGATGCCGGTCCGCGACGGCGCTTCATCATGGTGGCCAACGCGGCGCGCAATGTGCGAAGAGCGCCCGGAGAGCGAAATGTCGGCTTCATTGCGGTTGGCTCCCGCAGGCGAGAGGCAGCCGTTCCGCGGACGCCGCCGCGGGCCGCGGATCGGCCGGACGCGGCTGGCGCGCAAGCCAGCTCGATACCGCGGTGATGTCCTTGTCGGTCAGCTTGACGGCGATCGAATGCATGCAGTCCGGCGCGAGCGCGTGCCGCGTGCCGGAGCGCCAGGTGCCCATCTGTCCGGCGATATAACTCGCGTGCAGACCGAGCAGACCGGGAATGCCAGGTTGCGTGCCGGTCATGCGTGCGCCATGGCACGCAATGCATGCGGGTATCTTGCGGGCCGGGTCGCCCTGCGTGACGAGTCGCTGTCCGGCAGCGAGCACGGTGGGTGCCACGGCGCTGGTATCGGCGTTGGGATAAGGCGGTTGCAGATCGGCGAAATACTGGCTGATCTTGCGCAGATAGTCGTCGGGCAGGAAGGCGAGCAGATAGCCCATCGGCGGATAGGTGCGGCCGCCGTCACGGAACGCGGTCAACTGATTGAACAGATAGTCGGCCGGTTTGCCGGCAATTCGCGGGAAGTAATCGTTGTTCAGGCCTTGGCCCTGCACGCCATGACATGAGGTGCAGGCGCGCACGCGCTCGTCCATAGCCGAGGGCATGGCGCCGGACGCGTCGGCGGCGAGCACCACGCCGCTCCACATGACGTAAAGCACAAACAGAACCGACGATCCGATAGTTCGACGATGCACGCCAGGCCTCGATTGGGGAACGTTCTTTGTTCTCGATTATCTCTCGCGCATTCGCACGTGGATTCGCTTGCGAAGCCGACAGATGACCTATGTCAACTCTGCCGGTATTTTTCTTGTATAACGACGGCAAGAACAGCAAATCGGAACGGACTTATTCTGGACGGCGAGTGATCATTTGCTACGGCGATGCGATTGCTTTGCTAAAAACAATGATCGGCCTGAATGCGCCGGCGGGTGGCGGCTTCGGGCTGCGCGAATTAACGCTTGAAACGTTCAGCAGCGCGTACGAGGTTGCAGGAATTCAGTCGACGCGTCAATAGCAAACAAAGCTCATTCGACGGGACACCTGATCATGATAGGCGTCGAGTAGAGGGCTTTCAACATTTCCAGTGCGGTTCGCCCGTCCGCCGACGTTATCGCGCGAATGTGATTGTTTGATGATGAGCCGCGGGCTTCTGCGAGACGGCGTGAGCCCATCGTCCATGAGTCAACGGAAAAGCGCCATCAAGGCCGTGCGAGCATTGCTGACGAGTTCGGTTTCGCCGATTCGCCCAGGCAACAGATGAAACTCGACGGCGGGCAACGCGGGCAAGCCCACGCTCGCCGGACAGGCCACGACACCGCCGCCAATCGACGATTCGTTCAGGCAGGAAATGCCGAGCCCGGCCTTCAGCGCGAGTTGCAAGCCGGCGACGCCTGATGCGGAGTGCGACACCACATACGGCACTTTGTGCTCGTCCAGCAGCTTTACAACGAAGCGCTGCAACTGGCAGCTCGACGGCAGCAACACGAGTGGATAGGGCGTGGCCGGCCGCGGACCTGAATCGGCCGCGCTGACCCACAGCAGTTTTTCGCGCCGCACAACCGTGCTTTGCGCGCCCGTGCGCCGGCCTGCAGCGCGCGTATTGTCCGTGACGAGCCGCAGCGAGAGCCCGATGTCGAACGACGCATCGTCGCCCGCATTGCTGTCGATCACCGCGCTCGGCAGCACAGTGACGTGCAGTTTCAGGCGCGGGTGCTGTTCCGAGAACGTTTTGAGAATGCGCGCGATGTCGTGCGGACGGTAGTAGTCCGTGATGGCGATGCGCAACTCGCCGTCGAGCGAGCGGCCTTGCAGGTCTTCGAACGCGGCTTCGCTCATTGCGATGATGCGCCGCGCGTGGTCGAGCAGCCGGCTGCCGGCCGGCGTGGCGCTCACGCCCTGTTTGCTGCGGACGAACAGCGGCTGGCCGGCGCGCTCCTCCAGTTTCTTCAATTGCTCGCTGACCGAGGACTGCGACAGGAATACCCGCTCCGCGCCCGCCGAGACGCTGCCCGATTCGGCGACGGCGACGAAGGTCCGCAACTGCGTCAGGTCAAATCCACGTTGGCTCATGATTCGGTATATCCGATGGAAGTTATCTGAATTTCCGGCTTTTCCGATGGAAGCCTCAGCCGTAGGATACCCCCAGATTCTTTGCGGAGGGTGTCATGGGAAGCGAATCAATTACGGGCTTAGGGTTATCCGGCGGGCGAACGGCAAGTCATCGATGGAAAGTGCTGGGCGTCGGGTTCGCCGCGAACGCGAGTTTTTCGGCAGCGTTCTCGGGGATTCCGACGACAGCGGTTTTCTTGCGCTCGGGGTATCACCTGGGCAATGACGGGTTGGGCCTCGTGCTTGGCATGCTTGGCCTCGGTATCGCGGTCAGCGAATTGCCGTGGGGGCTGCTGACCGACCGCTGGGGCGACCGGCGCGTCCTGCTGCTCGGACTGCTTTCGACCGCGGCCGCGCTGGCCGGACTGGCGCTGTTCGTCGTGCCGTCCGGTGCGCACGTGCCGAGCGTGACGATGCTCGCGCTCGGCCTGTTGCTGGTCGGACTGCTCGGCGGCAGCGTCAACGGTTCGAGCGGTCGCGCGGTGATGGCCTGGTTTCGCGAGGGTGAGCGCGGCCTGGCCATGAGTATTCGCCAGACCGCCGTGCCCGCGGGCGGCGGCCTTGGCGCATTGCTGCTGCCGCTGCTCGCGTCGCGCTTCGGCTTCGCGAGCGCCTATAGCGTGCTGGCGCTCGCCTGCGCGATCACTGCCGCGTTCGCGTGGCGCTGGCTGCACGAACCTTCTCATGCCGAGGCGGACGGCGCCCGTGAAGTCCGTGACACGGCGGCGGCAGCCGGCGTGCCCGCCAAGGTCTCGCCGTTGCGCGACATCGGCATCTGGCGCGTGGCGCTCGGCGCCGGCGCGCTGTGCGTGCCGCAACTCGCCGTTGTAACGTTCGGGACCGTGTTTCTTCACGATTTCAGCCGCGCCGGCGTGCTGGCGATCAGCGTGACGATGGCCGCGGTTCAAACGGGTGCTGCGATCGCGCGGGTCTGGAGCGGCGGTTGGACCGACCGGCGCGGCAATCGCCGGGCCTACATGCGCGCCTGTAGTCTGCTGACGGCGGTGCTGTTCGCTTCGCTCGCGCTGCTGACGGGTCTCGCCGGCATGCATCACACGGCGATGACGGCGGTATTCGCGCTGATGGTCGTGGTGGGCGGCGTGAGCGCGTCCGCATGGCACGGCGTGGCCTTCACGGAACTCGCCACGCTCGCAGGGACGAACCGCGCGGGCACCGCGCTGGCGATCGGCAACACCTGTGTGTTTCTCACGCTATTTGTGACGCCGCTGGCGATTCCGCCGCTGTTGTCGGTAGGCTCGTGGCCGATGGTGTGGGCCGTGGCCAGCGTATGCGCATTGATCGCGTTACCGGTGTTCCCGCGCGCGGCGCATGAAGCCAAGGTGAGGACGGCGCGCGCTTGCGACGCAACTTGATGAACCGCAGCGCCCGTTGTTGGCAATGCTAAGGGCGGGCGCGGCGGGTTTCTCAAGCGGTTGGGCGAGGCGGCGCGTCGGAACTTCAGCGGCGAGTAGTCGACTCGCTGGATTTCCGCCGAAAAATGCGCCGCTCAAAAAAGTCGAAATATTCATTTCGCGTAATTAAGTTTTCTTTTTCTGATAGATCCGCAATGGACTATTAGTTTCTCTGCAGGATTCGGAGCACTCCGATTTTCGAGGAGTTGTAGCGGTGATTTTATGGCTGCCTTGGCGCGCTGTGCGTTGTCGAGGGGCCGTTAAAGCAGACGTAAAGTCGTTCAGATTTTTCTGCGTATGCGCATTCACTCCTACAACAAACGAGAGAAAATCATGGTGAATCTTCGAATTATCCTGGCGGACGATCATCCATTCGTTCTCCTTGGCATCCGCGCCGCACTGGAAATGCAGACCGGCGTCACCGTCGTCGATGAGGCGACGAATCCTGTTTCGCTGATCGAACGCCTACGGAGCACGCCCTGTGATGTGCTCGTCACCGATCTCGCGATGCCGGAACATTCATTCGCCGTCGACGACGGACTTAATCTCGTGCGACGAATCCGCAGTGGCTGGCCGCAATTGCGCGTCGTGGTGATGACAACTCTGACAAACCCCGCGATCCTTCGCGCCATTGTGTCGGATGGCGCCGTAAGCATGGTCGGCAAGGCGGAGTCGATGGACGAGCTCTGGCAGGCGATCGTGGCGGCTCGACAGGGTCAGGCGTACCTCGGCCGTTCCATCATCGAAGCGCTAGCGCATCCGCAGGAACTCGAGTGTGAGCGACCGCCGGCGCCGCGTTTGACGGGCAAACAAGTTGAGGTCGTCAGGCTGCTGGTAAGTGGCCAGTCGATCTCGGACATTGCGGCAGCGCTCGGCTGCGATCGCCGCACGGTCACGCGGCAAAAACGCGAGGCGATGGCCAAGCTCGGCGTCACGAACGATCCCGGTCTTTTCTCTTACGTGCGCGCTTATGGGATTCTTAATTTTTAATGGCATATCTAAGCAATTTATTTTTTTAATTAACTGAGGTTGTTTCGGAGCGATCTTATGTTTATTCTCGGAGAAATATTTAATGATCGCGAGAAGAGCTGATTTGTTCGACGAGGGCGGCAGTCAATTTAGGTACGGAGGAGAAATAGAAGATGCGCGACACCGCTGAGGTAAGCAGACCCGTTCGCGCCATCATCGCGGACGATCATCCACTGGTGCTGCTGGCGATCGAAAACCTGATGAGCGGCTATCCGAATATGGAAATCGTCGGCCGTGCAGCCGACGCCACCGAACTCTTCGCGGAAATCGATCGCGGTTCATGCGACCTGGTGCTCATGGACCTCTACATGCCGGGCGGTTCGGATGGCAGCGGACTGGAAGTCGTCAGGCAGTTCAAGACGCGGTACCCCGGCATCGCGCTCGTCGTGCTCACCATGGAAACCGAGGCGGTCGAACTTCAAAAGGTAATTTCGCTCGGCGTCGAGGGACTGGTGAGCAAGCGAGACCGGATCGACCTGATTCACGTGGCCGTCATCACGGCGCTGGCACGCGAGTGCTATGTCGGCCCCGCGGTGCGCGCATTGATCGCCGACGCAACGGCGACCCAGCGGCTCGATTATGTCCGGAAGATTCTCTCGCGCCGCGAACTCGAGGTGTTCACCCAGTATGCGTCAGGGTACGGCGTGACTGAGATCGCCGCGCGTTTGGAGCGCAGCGTCAAAACGATCAGCGCGCAGAAGTGCACGGCCATGCGCAAGCTCGCCCTGCACAGCGACGCGGAGCTGTTTCGTTTCGCCGTCGAGTACGGTGTGATTCCTGAGGAGCGCATACCGAAGCGGTGATGAGCCGGTGATAAGTCAGTGACGTGTCGCGCCGTCGCGCGACGAATAGAAGATGTGTTGGCATCGCCCGGGGAAGCACACCGTGTTCAGGGCATGCCAATCGATAAGACAATAGAAAATGAGACAGAAGATCCGCGTCATCATCGCAGACGATCACGACTGCGTTCGCGTCGGCGTCAAGCGCGTGTTGCAAGCCGCGCCGCACATCGAATGTGTCGGCGAAGCGGCCGACACCCACGGACTGGCGGAATTGCTCGACGCCTGCGCGTGCGACGTCGTCGTTTCCGATATCAATATGCCGGGCATTCATGGCGGCAGCAACGCGGTATCGTTTCTGCGCCGCCTGTTGCGGGGCCAGTCGCATCCTTGCGTCGTCGTCCTCACCATGATCTGCCATGCGCACATGCTGTTCGGTCTTTTGCATATCGGCGTAGGCGGAATCGTTGATAAACGCGAGACGGTCACAGCATTGATCGACGCGATCGAGGCCGCTCTTGCCGGGCGCGTCTATCTGTCGGAACACG
The nucleotide sequence above comes from Paraburkholderia aromaticivorans. Encoded proteins:
- a CDS encoding response regulator transcription factor, translated to MRDTAEVSRPVRAIIADDHPLVLLAIENLMSGYPNMEIVGRAADATELFAEIDRGSCDLVLMDLYMPGGSDGSGLEVVRQFKTRYPGIALVVLTMETEAVELQKVISLGVEGLVSKRDRIDLIHVAVITALARECYVGPAVRALIADATATQRLDYVRKILSRRELEVFTQYASGYGVTEIAARLERSVKTISAQKCTAMRKLALHSDAELFRFAVEYGVIPEERIPKR
- a CDS encoding MFS transporter; protein product: MGSESITGLGLSGGRTASHRWKVLGVGFAANASFSAAFSGIPTTAVFLRSGYHLGNDGLGLVLGMLGLGIAVSELPWGLLTDRWGDRRVLLLGLLSTAAALAGLALFVVPSGAHVPSVTMLALGLLLVGLLGGSVNGSSGRAVMAWFREGERGLAMSIRQTAVPAGGGLGALLLPLLASRFGFASAYSVLALACAITAAFAWRWLHEPSHAEADGAREVRDTAAAAGVPAKVSPLRDIGIWRVALGAGALCVPQLAVVTFGTVFLHDFSRAGVLAISVTMAAVQTGAAIARVWSGGWTDRRGNRRAYMRACSLLTAVLFASLALLTGLAGMHHTAMTAVFALMVVVGGVSASAWHGVAFTELATLAGTNRAGTALAIGNTCVFLTLFVTPLAIPPLLSVGSWPMVWAVASVCALIALPVFPRAAHEAKVRTARACDAT
- a CDS encoding response regulator transcription factor, giving the protein MRQKIRVIIADDHDCVRVGVKRVLQAAPHIECVGEAADTHGLAELLDACACDVVVSDINMPGIHGGSNAVSFLRRLLRGQSHPCVVVLTMICHAHMLFGLLHIGVGGIVDKRETVTALIDAIEAALAGRVYLSEHARVAMEAADAPPQLRAGMLSAREWEVFQLYVQGRAVHEIAVRLQRSGKTISTQKRSAMRKLGLETEADLIDYARQIGLT
- a CDS encoding cytochrome C oxidase subunit II, which produces MSTESNHQPGGGHAVALRAERRWAIFAVALIVLMLVVIVYSGLHWAMMPPSRVETIDPSRLQLSGEFVEDNLGSAVEPDGSVVVRFIAQQYSFTPQCLLVPADTPITIRTTSADVVHGLLVTDTNINTMVVPGYVATLNTQFDAPADHTMPCHEFCGFGHQTMWAHVKVIDKATFFEQARQSRRLSCVSR
- a CDS encoding LysR family transcriptional regulator; the encoded protein is MSQRGFDLTQLRTFVAVAESGSVSAGAERVFLSQSSVSEQLKKLEERAGQPLFVRSKQGVSATPAGSRLLDHARRIIAMSEAAFEDLQGRSLDGELRIAITDYYRPHDIARILKTFSEQHPRLKLHVTVLPSAVIDSNAGDDASFDIGLSLRLVTDNTRAAGRRTGAQSTVVRREKLLWVSAADSGPRPATPYPLVLLPSSCQLQRFVVKLLDEHKVPYVVSHSASGVAGLQLALKAGLGISCLNESSIGGGVVACPASVGLPALPAVEFHLLPGRIGETELVSNARTALMALFR
- a CDS encoding response regulator transcription factor, translated to MRIHSYNKREKIMVNLRIILADDHPFVLLGIRAALEMQTGVTVVDEATNPVSLIERLRSTPCDVLVTDLAMPEHSFAVDDGLNLVRRIRSGWPQLRVVVMTTLTNPAILRAIVSDGAVSMVGKAESMDELWQAIVAARQGQAYLGRSIIEALAHPQELECERPPAPRLTGKQVEVVRLLVSGQSISDIAAALGCDRRTVTRQKREAMAKLGVTNDPGLFSYVRAYGILNF
- a CDS encoding c-type cytochrome yields the protein MKPTFRSPGALRTLRAALATMMKRRRGPASLVSGLLVGGLIVAGSAALLRAWPTPLLIAEARAAETTSASAPGGNADTRPEIVKRGEYLARAGDCVACHTAPRGKLFAGGLAMETPFGTLYSPNITPDAQYGIGTWSQDAFFKMMRTGRTPDGKLIYPAMPIAQYTKVTREDSDAIFAYLKTVAPVRQSNHKHTLRFPFNQRELLYGWRTLYFREGEFQADPTKSVEWNRGAYLVEGLGHCTMCHTKINMLGGSSQSEQFAGGLIPVQNWYAPSLTSDKDGGLGDWSTKDIVDLLQAGISDRGAVYGPMAEVTYHSLQYMTEEDVKAMAVYLKTLPDKSGRKSGPSAPTNTNVFALGEKIYADKCALCHGAKGEGQLQHYPPLAGNQSIEMDSAVNPIRVVLNGGFPPGTKRNPEPYGMPPFGQELNDTDAAAVVTYIRTAWGNHGQPVTSREVNELRKAPLH
- a CDS encoding b(o/a)3-type cytochrome-c oxidase subunit 1; this encodes MFHAKRLVLAHFWLAFIAFLIALLLGAWQMLVRSPFLPWVGDPELYYRSVTAHGSVMAYVMPTLVSMGFGYAIVELALAQRLVGLKWAWAAFIMLAIGAVMAMVPVALGQASVLYTFYPPMIGSPFYYLGVVLVVVGSWIWVALMHVNLRIWKRANPGKPVPLAMFANVAGAYLWAWTAVGAALEILFQILPVAFGLTNTIDAGLSRILFSWTLHAIVYFWLIPAYIAYYTLVPRAIGGRLYSDSMARVSFILFLVFAMPIGIHHLFADPQVGSGFKFLHAVFTGMVSVPTLLTVFTICASVEIAGRLRGGKGAFGWLTALPWQNPMMLVIAFSFVMLGLGGAGGLINMSYQLNATIHNTQWVTGHFHLIFGGAIVIMYFAIAYELWPQLTGRAIASVKLVRTQLWLWFIGMMVVTLPWHYVGLLGAPRRMAYYDYNALGLQSQAFWVGMSAVGGLILVASGVLFIYILVKSQFGPLVQQQTFRFASAAQPVEHVPAALNSFGLWVALMIGLTVVNYSVPIVQLLRLPQTSVPAVVVGAQR
- a CDS encoding c-type cytochrome; translated protein: MHRRTIGSSVLFVLYVMWSGVVLAADASGAMPSAMDERVRACTSCHGVQGQGLNNDYFPRIAGKPADYLFNQLTAFRDGGRTYPPMGYLLAFLPDDYLRKISQYFADLQPPYPNADTSAVAPTVLAAGQRLVTQGDPARKIPACIACHGARMTGTQPGIPGLLGLHASYIAGQMGTWRSGTRHALAPDCMHSIAVKLTDKDITAVSSWLARQPRPADPRPAAASAERLPLACGSQPQ